In a genomic window of Gemmatimonadetes bacterium T265:
- a CDS encoding phosphate transport system regulatory protein PhoU, which produces MTAPIIAPAEAEPTPARRSSDAAGYRHFHEELETLKQRLLEMAQKAEALVELSVNALLQEDEGLAQAVIANDDELDQLELDVEQLAISLLALQQPLARDLRFVIGAIKVSSDLERVGDHAVNIAQSTLRLAANRSGLLPTPEVSDMAERAREMLSDAITAFTRGDGQLGRDVCARDDQVDSLHESVFRILITHMMSDPRTINASLEHLLVSRNLERVADLATNIGEDAVYLAEGKQIKHHVEQWPSRGIRRTR; this is translated from the coding sequence ATGACCGCACCCATCATCGCGCCCGCCGAGGCCGAACCGACGCCGGCGAGGCGGAGTTCGGACGCGGCGGGCTACCGGCACTTCCACGAGGAGCTCGAAACCCTCAAGCAGCGCCTGCTCGAGATGGCGCAGAAGGCCGAGGCGCTCGTCGAGCTGTCGGTGAACGCGCTGCTGCAGGAGGACGAGGGGCTCGCGCAGGCGGTGATCGCCAACGACGACGAACTCGACCAACTCGAACTCGACGTCGAGCAGCTCGCCATCTCGCTGCTCGCGCTGCAGCAGCCGCTCGCGCGCGACCTGCGCTTCGTGATCGGCGCGATCAAGGTGTCGAGCGACCTGGAGCGCGTCGGCGACCACGCGGTGAACATCGCGCAGTCGACGCTCCGGCTGGCGGCCAACCGCTCGGGGCTGCTGCCGACGCCCGAGGTCTCGGACATGGCGGAGCGCGCGCGCGAGATGCTGAGCGACGCGATCACCGCGTTCACCCGCGGCGACGGGCAGCTCGGCCGCGACGTGTGCGCCCGGGACGACCAGGTCGACTCGCTGCACGAGTCGGTGTTCCGCATCCTCATCACGCACATGATGAGCGACCCGCGGACGATCAACGCGTCGCTCGAGCACCTGCTCGTCAGCCGCAACCTGGAGCGGGTGGCGGACCTGGCGACGAACATCGGCGAGGACGCGGTCTACCTGGCCGAGGGCAAGCAGATCAAGCACCACGTGGAGCAGTGGCCGTCGCGGGGAATCCGGCGCACGCGGTGA
- the pstB_1 gene encoding phosphate import ATP-binding protein PstB, with product MTAVATAGAIAARKFSFWYGPKQALFDIDLGIAPHAVTAFIGPSGCGKSTFLRSINRLNALLPGVRHAGALELDGTDVYARGYDLTALRQRVGMVFQRWNPFPRSIYENVAYGPRINGTRERRMLDEIVESALRRAALWDEVKDRLDSSALSLSGGQQQRLCIARALANDPEVLLLDEPASALDPIATQKIEELLYELKRELTVVIVTHNLQQAARISDYTAFFYLGRLVEVGETDRMFTSPREERTEAYITGRFG from the coding sequence GTGACCGCGGTCGCGACGGCGGGGGCGATCGCGGCCCGCAAGTTCTCGTTCTGGTACGGCCCCAAGCAGGCGCTGTTCGACATCGACCTCGGCATCGCGCCGCACGCGGTGACCGCGTTCATCGGGCCGAGCGGGTGCGGCAAGTCGACCTTCCTGCGCTCGATCAACCGGCTGAACGCGCTGCTCCCGGGCGTGCGGCACGCGGGCGCGCTGGAACTCGACGGGACCGACGTCTACGCCCGCGGGTACGACCTCACGGCACTGCGCCAGCGCGTCGGGATGGTCTTCCAGCGCTGGAACCCGTTCCCGCGCTCGATCTACGAGAACGTCGCCTACGGCCCGCGCATCAACGGCACGCGCGAGCGGCGGATGTTGGACGAGATCGTCGAGAGCGCCCTGCGCCGCGCCGCGCTCTGGGACGAGGTCAAGGACCGGCTCGACTCGAGCGCGCTCAGCCTGTCCGGCGGGCAGCAGCAGCGGCTCTGCATCGCCCGCGCGCTCGCCAACGACCCGGAAGTGCTGCTGCTCGACGAGCCCGCGTCGGCGCTCGACCCGATCGCGACGCAGAAGATCGAGGAGCTGCTCTACGAGCTGAAGCGGGAGCTGACGGTGGTTATCGTCACGCACAACCTGCAGCAGGCGGCGCGGATTTCGGACTATACCGCGTTTTTCTACCTGGGCCGGCTCGTCGAGGTGGGCGAGACGGACCGCATGTTCACGAGCCCGCGCGAAGAGCGGACCGAGGCGTACATCACCGGGAGGTTCGGATGA
- the pstB_2 gene encoding phosphate import ATP-binding protein PstB yields the protein MSPALDVPATSRPQLPLTVPGAPPATPNAPPVERERPIPAFGALADRAAGAAVALPAPDPATVPRHGASRPRTRLAAERLDAYFGETHAVQGVSLEFAEHEVTAIIGPSGCGKSTLLRCFNRMHETAPGARVGGCVRLDGHDIYAPAANAVAVRRLVGMVFQRPTPFPTMTIRENVLAGLRTAGREQPKRKAKDEIVERALRRAALWDEVKDRLGASAVGLSGGQQQRLCIARALANDPEVLLLDEPTASLDPISTQRVEELVHELKREITVAIVTHSMQQAARVSDRTAFMLAGKLVEATDTRTLFTTPADPRTEAYITGRFG from the coding sequence ATGAGTCCGGCCCTCGACGTCCCGGCGACCTCCCGCCCGCAGCTCCCGCTGACCGTGCCCGGCGCCCCCCCGGCCACGCCTAACGCTCCGCCGGTCGAACGCGAGCGCCCGATCCCGGCGTTCGGCGCGCTCGCCGACCGCGCCGCGGGGGCGGCCGTGGCCCTCCCCGCGCCCGACCCCGCGACCGTGCCGCGCCACGGCGCGTCCCGCCCCCGCACGCGCCTCGCCGCCGAGCGGCTCGACGCGTACTTCGGCGAGACGCACGCCGTGCAGGGCGTGTCGCTCGAGTTCGCGGAGCACGAGGTCACGGCGATCATCGGCCCGTCGGGGTGCGGCAAGTCGACGTTGCTGCGCTGCTTCAACCGGATGCACGAGACCGCGCCGGGCGCGCGCGTCGGCGGGTGTGTGCGGCTCGACGGGCACGACATCTACGCGCCCGCGGCCAACGCGGTCGCCGTGCGCCGCCTCGTCGGCATGGTCTTCCAGCGGCCGACGCCGTTCCCGACGATGACGATCCGCGAGAACGTGCTCGCCGGCCTGCGCACCGCGGGGCGCGAGCAGCCGAAGCGAAAGGCGAAGGACGAGATCGTCGAGCGCGCCTTACGCCGCGCCGCACTCTGGGACGAGGTCAAGGACCGGCTCGGCGCGAGCGCCGTCGGATTGTCCGGCGGACAGCAGCAGCGGCTCTGCATCGCGCGCGCGCTCGCCAACGACCCGGAGGTGCTCCTGCTCGACGAGCCGACCGCGTCGCTCGACCCGATCAGCACGCAGCGCGTCGAGGAGCTCGTGCACGAGCTGAAGCGCGAGATCACCGTCGCGATCGTCACGCACAGCATGCAGCAGGCGGCGCGCGTCTCGGACCGCACGGCGTTCATGCTCGCCGGCAAGCTGGTCGAGGCGACGGACACGCGCACGCTGTTCACGACGCCCGCGGACCCGCGCACCGAAGCCTACATCACGGGGCGGTTCGGGTGA
- a CDS encoding phosphate transport system permease protein PstA, translating to MTAAAFPASGAPPRPASPRPAPPRRARAGAALKHRRTVTNAVMLGLLGAAALVAVLPLAFILFYLFKAGFSSINLAFFTHGPAPVGETGGGMGNAIVGTLVLVGMACVVGLPVGVGAGIYLAEFRGGRLATAVRFLSDVLNGLPSIVIGIFAWSLFVRPVHHFSALSGGVALGAMMIPLVTRTTEELIRTVPNALREAALALGYPRWRTSLTIVLRTALPGIATGALVAIARIAGETAPLLFTAFGNQFWSFSPTQPIAAMPLQIFNYAISPYDEWHAQAWAGALVLLLLIFFLSVAARLATRTRYGAGGD from the coding sequence GTGACGGCGGCGGCCTTCCCGGCGTCGGGCGCGCCGCCGCGGCCGGCGTCGCCCCGGCCGGCGCCCCCACGGCGCGCGCGCGCCGGCGCGGCGCTCAAGCACCGCCGCACGGTGACCAACGCGGTGATGCTCGGGCTGTTAGGCGCCGCGGCGCTGGTCGCCGTGCTGCCGCTCGCGTTCATCCTGTTCTACCTCTTCAAGGCCGGATTCAGCTCGATCAACCTCGCCTTCTTCACGCACGGCCCGGCCCCGGTCGGCGAGACGGGCGGGGGGATGGGGAACGCGATCGTCGGCACGCTCGTGCTCGTCGGGATGGCCTGCGTGGTCGGCCTCCCGGTCGGCGTCGGCGCGGGGATCTACCTCGCCGAGTTCCGCGGCGGGCGGCTCGCGACGGCGGTGCGCTTCCTCTCGGACGTGCTCAACGGCCTGCCGTCGATCGTCATCGGCATCTTCGCCTGGTCGCTGTTCGTGCGCCCGGTGCACCACTTCTCGGCCCTCTCGGGCGGCGTCGCGTTAGGCGCGATGATGATCCCGCTCGTTACGCGCACGACCGAGGAGCTGATCCGCACGGTGCCGAACGCGCTCCGCGAGGCGGCGCTCGCGCTCGGGTACCCGCGCTGGCGCACCTCGCTGACGATCGTCCTGCGCACCGCGCTGCCGGGCATCGCGACGGGCGCGCTCGTCGCGATCGCGCGCATCGCCGGGGAGACGGCGCCGCTGCTCTTCACGGCGTTCGGCAACCAGTTCTGGTCCTTCTCGCCGACGCAGCCGATCGCGGCGATGCCGCTGCAGATCTTCAACTACGCGATCAGCCCGTACGACGAGTGGCACGCCCAGGCGTGGGCGGGCGCGCTCGTCCTGCTGCTCCTCATCTTCTTCCTCAGCGTCGCCGCCCGCCTCGCGACGCGCACCCGCTACGGCGCTGGTGGTGACTGA
- a CDS encoding phosphate transport system permease protein, with amino-acid sequence MPESTFSSEAAATLPGAVPSVAPVRAPLPPPAPPPLGAPPPDVPPIADGPAEPVGAERLAGRVVGDQIYRWTVTFFAACIPILLVLLAIEVVAAGWPALRQFGPHFLVSTDWDPVAGQFGAGPAIFGTVVTSLVALVIATPLALGVAVFISELAPGWLRTPLGFLVDLLAAVPSVVYGLWGVFVLVPLLREHVMPFIQRDLHLGNFPLFTGAPYGPSLFAAGVILAVMVLPYISSVSREVLLVVPRSQREAALALGATRWETIRGAVVPYAKSGIIGGIILGLGRALGETMAVTMVIGNRQAITASLFKPGYTMASLIANEFSEASGDLHLSALMAVGVVLFAITLLVNAVARWLVWRVSRAPGARAA; translated from the coding sequence ATGCCAGAGTCGACCTTCTCGTCCGAGGCCGCCGCGACGCTCCCGGGCGCGGTGCCGAGCGTCGCCCCGGTGCGCGCGCCGCTCCCGCCGCCCGCGCCCCCCCCACTGGGGGCGCCCCCGCCGGACGTCCCGCCCATCGCCGACGGGCCCGCCGAGCCGGTCGGGGCCGAGCGCCTGGCGGGGCGGGTGGTCGGCGACCAGATCTACCGCTGGACGGTGACGTTCTTCGCCGCCTGCATCCCGATTCTGCTCGTCCTGCTGGCGATCGAGGTCGTCGCCGCCGGCTGGCCCGCGCTGCGGCAGTTCGGGCCGCACTTCCTCGTCTCGACCGACTGGGACCCGGTTGCGGGCCAGTTCGGCGCGGGCCCGGCGATCTTCGGCACGGTCGTCACCTCGCTCGTCGCGCTCGTCATCGCCACGCCGCTGGCGTTAGGCGTCGCGGTCTTCATCTCCGAGCTCGCGCCGGGGTGGCTGCGCACGCCGCTCGGCTTCCTCGTCGACCTGCTCGCCGCGGTGCCGAGCGTGGTCTACGGGCTCTGGGGGGTGTTCGTCCTCGTCCCGCTGCTGCGCGAGCACGTGATGCCGTTCATCCAGCGCGACCTGCACCTCGGCAACTTCCCGCTCTTCACGGGCGCGCCGTACGGGCCGAGCCTGTTCGCCGCGGGGGTGATCCTCGCGGTGATGGTGCTGCCCTACATCTCGTCGGTGTCGCGCGAGGTGCTGCTCGTGGTGCCGCGCTCGCAGCGCGAGGCGGCGCTCGCGCTGGGCGCGACGCGTTGGGAGACGATCCGCGGCGCGGTGGTGCCGTACGCCAAGTCGGGGATCATCGGCGGGATCATCCTCGGGCTCGGCCGCGCGCTCGGCGAGACGATGGCGGTGACGATGGTCATCGGCAACCGCCAGGCGATCACGGCGTCGCTCTTCAAGCCCGGCTACACGATGGCGTCGCTCATCGCCAACGAGTTTTCGGAGGCGTCGGGCGACCTGCACCTCTCGGCCCTCATGGCGGTCGGCGTGGTGCTGTTCGCGATCACCCTGCTCGTCAACGCGGTCGCGCGCTGGCTGGTCTGGCGCGTGTCGCGGGCGCCCGGGGCGCGCGCGGCGTGA
- a CDS encoding phosphate-binding protein has protein sequence MHVISLHRRATTTFRAVAASAALSVAATLAAPATAHAQDLTGAGSTFAYPLYSRWASDYAAKAGVKVNYQSIGSGGGIRQLSEQTVDFGATDAPMSAQELAAAKGGPILHVPVAMGAVLPVYNLPGVTQPLHFTGDVLSGIYLGKITKWNDPQLAALNRGVRLPDTDILVIHRSDGSGTTYIWTDYLSTVSPGWKQQVGTGKDVKWPVGLGGKGNEGVAGQVKQTPGAIGYVELAYARQNKLPLPYLRNAAGQYVLPTPAGVTAAAAAVAKGLPANTDYRISIINAPGAAAYPISSMTWALIYTTQKDPAKGRKLLDFLRYGLTEGQQSAAQLDYAPLPANLAMQLRKRLGAVTVAAR, from the coding sequence TTGCACGTTATCTCGCTACATCGGCGCGCGACCACGACGTTCCGTGCGGTCGCCGCATCGGCCGCGCTTTCCGTGGCCGCGACCCTCGCCGCCCCGGCCACGGCGCACGCGCAGGACCTCACCGGGGCGGGCTCGACGTTCGCCTACCCGCTCTACTCGCGCTGGGCGTCGGACTACGCGGCCAAGGCGGGGGTGAAGGTCAACTACCAGTCGATCGGCTCGGGCGGCGGCATCCGCCAGCTCTCCGAGCAGACCGTCGACTTCGGCGCCACCGACGCGCCGATGAGCGCGCAGGAGCTGGCCGCCGCCAAGGGCGGCCCGATCCTCCACGTGCCGGTCGCGATGGGCGCCGTCCTCCCGGTCTACAACCTCCCGGGAGTTACCCAGCCGCTCCACTTCACCGGCGACGTGCTCTCCGGCATTTACCTCGGTAAGATCACGAAGTGGAACGACCCGCAGCTCGCGGCCCTCAACCGCGGCGTGCGCCTCCCCGACACCGACATCCTCGTCATCCACCGCTCCGACGGCAGCGGGACGACGTACATCTGGACCGACTACCTCTCGACGGTCAGCCCCGGGTGGAAGCAGCAGGTCGGCACCGGCAAGGACGTGAAGTGGCCGGTCGGGCTCGGCGGCAAGGGGAACGAGGGCGTCGCCGGGCAGGTGAAGCAGACCCCCGGCGCGATCGGGTACGTCGAGCTCGCCTACGCGCGCCAGAACAAGCTGCCGCTACCGTACCTGCGCAACGCGGCGGGGCAGTACGTCCTGCCGACGCCCGCGGGCGTGACGGCCGCGGCCGCCGCGGTCGCCAAGGGGCTGCCGGCGAACACCGACTACCGGATCTCGATCATCAACGCCCCCGGCGCCGCGGCGTACCCGATCTCGTCGATGACCTGGGCGCTCATCTACACCACCCAGAAGGACCCGGCGAAGGGGCGCAAGCTGCTCGACTTCCTTCGGTACGGGCTCACCGAGGGCCAGCAGAGCGCGGCGCAGCTCGACTACGCGCCGCTCCCCGCGAACCTCGCGATGCAGCTCCGCAAGCGGCTCGGCGCAGTCACCGTCGCCGCCCGCTGA
- the pstS gene encoding phosphate-binding protein PstS, with protein MLALAVAACGGKSDANSSGAAAGGADLTGAGSTFAYPLYSRWASDYAAKAGVKVNYQSIGSGGGIRQLSEQTVDFGATDAPMTDEELAKAKGGPIMHIPTAMGAVVVTYNLPQVTTPLKFTGDVLGDVFLGKITTWNDPRIAALNAGVTLPNTPILVAHRSDGSGTTYTFTDYLSAVSPAWKQQVGKGKDVKWPTGLGGKGNEGVAGQVKQTQGAIGYVELAYARQNKLPVASIRNVGGNFVAPSVETTTAAAAGALAALPANTDYRVSIANAPGANAYPISTMTWMLVYRTPRDSAKGRKLVEFLRWGLADGQRVESALDYAPLPEAMAGRLRQRLDSIQVGGAAAR; from the coding sequence GTGCTCGCGCTGGCCGTCGCCGCCTGCGGCGGCAAGTCGGACGCGAACAGCAGCGGCGCCGCGGCCGGCGGCGCCGACCTCACCGGGGCGGGCTCGACGTTCGCCTACCCGCTCTACTCGCGCTGGGCGTCGGACTACGCGGCCAAGGCGGGGGTGAAGGTCAACTACCAGTCGATCGGCTCGGGCGGCGGCATCCGCCAGCTCTCCGAGCAGACCGTCGACTTCGGCGCCACCGACGCGCCGATGACGGACGAGGAACTCGCGAAGGCCAAGGGCGGCCCGATCATGCACATCCCGACCGCGATGGGCGCCGTGGTCGTGACCTACAACCTTCCGCAGGTCACGACGCCGCTCAAGTTCACCGGCGACGTGCTCGGCGACGTGTTCCTCGGTAAGATCACGACCTGGAACGACCCCCGGATCGCCGCCCTCAACGCGGGCGTCACGCTGCCCAACACGCCGATCCTCGTCGCGCACCGCTCGGACGGGAGCGGGACGACGTACACCTTCACCGACTACCTGAGCGCCGTGAGCCCGGCCTGGAAGCAGCAGGTCGGGAAGGGGAAGGACGTCAAGTGGCCGACAGGGCTCGGCGGCAAGGGGAACGAGGGCGTCGCCGGGCAGGTGAAGCAGACACAGGGCGCGATCGGGTACGTCGAGCTCGCCTACGCGCGCCAGAACAAACTCCCGGTCGCCTCGATCCGGAACGTCGGGGGCAACTTCGTTGCGCCCTCGGTCGAGACCACGACCGCCGCCGCGGCCGGCGCGCTCGCGGCGCTGCCCGCGAACACCGACTACCGCGTCTCGATCGCCAACGCCCCGGGCGCGAATGCGTACCCGATTTCGACGATGACGTGGATGCTCGTCTACCGCACGCCGCGGGATTCGGCCAAGGGGCGCAAGCTCGTCGAGTTCCTGCGCTGGGGCCTCGCCGACGGGCAGCGCGTCGAGTCGGCGCTCGACTACGCGCCGCTCCCCGAGGCGATGGCCGGCCGGCTGCGCCAGCGCCTCGACTCGATCCAGGTCGGCGGCGCGGCCGCCCGCTGA
- a CDS encoding acetoacetyl-CoA synthetase — translation MAADGSPAPPGSVEAAPVWAPSAADVAGSNLAAFVERLRARVPALADLAATEYGRLHAWSVADPSGFWGAVWEDAGLVADVLPNGSAWDAVLEGGRAMVPPGAPGGARWFPGARLNYAENLLRPRAGVPDDAPALVAWTERGRGAERTWAALRAEVAALAAALRADGVGPGDRVAAVLPNAGEAVVAALAAASVGAVWSSCSPDFGADGVVDRFGQVEPAVLFVTTGYEYAGAWHDARPRAAEVAARLPSVRRVVAAGGDPSGGDPSGGVALGGGPLAGATAWADYLAPHAGAAPAYARLPFAHPLAVLYSSGTTGRPKGIVHSAGGTLLQHVKELALHTDLRAGDRLCYYTTTGWMMWNWQLSALALGCTLVLYDGHPLRPTPAVLWDLAAAERVAVFGTSARYLALLAQALPARAGADVRATHDLGALRAVLSTGSPLAPEGYDFVAERIKPGVRLSSISGGTDIVSCFALGAPVLPVWRGELQCLGLGMAVDVVDDDGRPLPPGVAGELVCRRPFPSMPVAFWRDPDGARYRAAYFDAIPGVWRHGDWAELTDHRPPNGSAQRGLVIHGRSDATLNVGGVRIGTAELYRQAEQVDGVLEALAVEQRLGDGVGAATRLVLFVRLAEGAAMTPALGDAVRARVRARLTAHHVPRVVVAVPDLPRTRNGKLSELAARDAVHGRPVKNADALANPEALAHFRDRPELRPP, via the coding sequence GTGGCCGCTGACGGCTCCCCCGCCCCGCCCGGGTCCGTCGAGGCGGCGCCGGTCTGGGCGCCGTCGGCGGCCGACGTCGCCGGTTCCAACCTCGCCGCGTTCGTCGAGCGCCTGCGCGCGCGGGTGCCCGCGCTCGCCGACCTGGCCGCGACGGAGTACGGGCGGCTGCACGCGTGGTCGGTCGCCGACCCGTCGGGGTTCTGGGGCGCGGTGTGGGAGGACGCGGGCCTCGTCGCCGACGTACTGCCTAACGGGAGCGCGTGGGACGCGGTGCTGGAGGGCGGCCGGGCGATGGTCCCGCCGGGCGCGCCCGGCGGGGCGCGCTGGTTTCCCGGCGCGCGGCTCAATTACGCGGAGAACCTGCTGCGCCCCCGCGCGGGCGTGCCGGACGACGCCCCGGCCCTGGTCGCGTGGACCGAGCGCGGGCGCGGGGCGGAGCGCACGTGGGCGGCGTTGCGCGCCGAGGTCGCCGCGCTCGCGGCCGCGCTGCGGGCCGACGGCGTCGGGCCCGGGGACCGCGTCGCGGCGGTCCTGCCCAACGCGGGCGAGGCGGTCGTGGCGGCGCTCGCGGCGGCGAGCGTCGGCGCGGTGTGGTCGTCGTGCTCGCCCGACTTCGGCGCCGACGGCGTGGTGGACCGCTTCGGGCAGGTCGAGCCCGCGGTGCTGTTCGTCACCACTGGTTACGAATACGCGGGCGCCTGGCACGACGCGCGCCCGCGCGCGGCCGAGGTGGCGGCGCGGCTGCCGTCGGTGCGCCGGGTGGTGGCCGCGGGCGGGGACCCGTCCGGCGGGGACCCGTCGGGCGGCGTCGCGTTAGGCGGCGGCCCGCTCGCCGGGGCGACCGCGTGGGCCGACTACCTCGCGCCGCACGCGGGCGCGGCGCCCGCCTACGCGCGCCTGCCGTTCGCGCACCCGCTCGCCGTGCTCTACTCCTCGGGCACGACCGGGCGCCCCAAGGGGATCGTGCACTCGGCCGGCGGCACGCTCCTGCAGCACGTCAAGGAGCTGGCGCTGCACACCGACCTGCGCGCGGGCGACCGGCTGTGCTACTACACGACCACGGGCTGGATGATGTGGAACTGGCAGCTCAGCGCGCTCGCGCTCGGCTGCACGCTCGTCCTCTACGACGGGCACCCGCTGCGTCCGACGCCCGCGGTGCTGTGGGACCTCGCCGCGGCGGAGCGGGTCGCGGTGTTCGGGACGAGCGCGCGCTACCTCGCGCTGCTGGCGCAGGCGCTCCCCGCGCGGGCCGGGGCCGACGTGCGCGCGACGCACGACCTCGGCGCGCTGCGCGCGGTGCTGTCGACGGGGAGCCCGCTCGCGCCCGAGGGCTACGACTTCGTCGCGGAGCGCATTAAACCCGGCGTGCGCCTCTCGAGCATCAGCGGCGGCACGGACATCGTGTCGTGCTTCGCGCTCGGCGCCCCCGTGCTGCCGGTGTGGCGCGGCGAGCTGCAGTGCCTCGGGCTCGGGATGGCGGTCGACGTGGTCGACGACGACGGCCGGCCGCTGCCGCCCGGCGTGGCGGGGGAGCTGGTGTGCCGGCGGCCGTTCCCGAGCATGCCCGTCGCGTTCTGGCGCGACCCCGACGGCGCCAGGTACCGCGCGGCGTACTTCGACGCGATCCCGGGCGTGTGGCGCCACGGCGACTGGGCCGAGCTGACGGACCACCGGCCGCCGAACGGGAGCGCCCAGCGCGGCCTCGTCATCCACGGCCGGAGCGACGCGACGCTCAACGTCGGCGGGGTGCGCATCGGCACCGCGGAGCTCTACCGCCAGGCCGAGCAGGTGGACGGGGTGCTGGAGGCGCTCGCGGTCGAGCAGCGCCTGGGCGACGGGGTCGGCGCGGCCACGCGGCTCGTGCTCTTCGTGCGGCTGGCCGAGGGCGCGGCGATGACCCCGGCGTTAGGCGACGCGGTGCGCGCGCGGGTCCGCGCCCGCCTGACGGCGCACCACGTGCCGCGGGTGGTCGTCGCGGTGCCCGACCTCCCGCGCACGCGCAACGGCAAGCTGAGCGAGCTGGCCGCGCGCGACGCGGTGCACGGCCGCCCGGTGAAGAACGCCGACGCGCTCGCCAACCCCGAGGCGCTCGCGCACTTCCGCGACCGCCCCGAGCTCCGCCCCCCGTGA
- a CDS encoding UPF0324 membrane protein: MITATKLLPGVALAAAVGAASWGVARAEERALGHPVVEALVVAILLGMVLRALWTPPARLAAGVRFTGKEVLEFAVLLLGVSVDLPLLLRAGPALAVGIVLLVVLGIACSYGLGRALGLPHKLAVLVACGNSICGNSAIAAVAPVIDAEPEHVASAVAFTAVLGIAVVLGLPLLVHPLGLSFYQYGVLAGLTVYAVPQVLAAAFPVSTLSGQVGTLVKLVRVLMLGPVVVFFAVRHRRAGRGTTLGAGAAAPRPGLTRLVPWFVVGFLGLAALRSAGVVPPGVALPARAVSGWLTVAAMAALGLGVDLRVIARVGRPVIATVTGSLLVLIVLSVALIRGLGIR; encoded by the coding sequence ATGATCACCGCCACCAAACTCCTCCCCGGCGTCGCCCTCGCCGCCGCCGTCGGCGCCGCGTCGTGGGGCGTCGCGCGGGCGGAGGAGCGCGCCCTCGGCCACCCGGTCGTCGAGGCGCTCGTCGTCGCGATCCTGCTCGGGATGGTCCTGCGCGCGCTCTGGACGCCGCCGGCCCGCCTCGCGGCCGGCGTGCGCTTCACGGGCAAGGAGGTGCTCGAGTTCGCCGTGCTGCTGCTCGGCGTCTCGGTCGACCTGCCGCTGCTGCTCCGCGCCGGCCCCGCGCTCGCCGTCGGCATCGTCCTGCTCGTCGTGCTCGGCATCGCCTGCAGCTACGGGCTCGGGCGCGCGCTCGGGCTGCCGCACAAGCTCGCCGTCCTCGTCGCCTGCGGGAATTCCATTTGCGGCAACTCGGCGATCGCCGCCGTCGCCCCGGTGATCGACGCCGAGCCCGAGCACGTCGCCTCGGCGGTCGCCTTCACCGCGGTCCTCGGCATCGCGGTGGTGCTCGGGCTGCCGCTCCTCGTGCACCCGTTAGGCCTGAGTTTCTACCAGTACGGCGTGCTCGCCGGGCTCACGGTCTACGCGGTGCCGCAGGTGCTCGCGGCCGCGTTCCCGGTGAGCACCCTGAGCGGGCAGGTCGGCACACTCGTCAAGCTCGTGCGCGTGCTGATGCTCGGGCCGGTGGTCGTCTTCTTCGCCGTCCGCCACCGGCGCGCAGGGCGGGGGACGACGTTAGGCGCCGGCGCGGCGGCCCCGCGGCCGGGGCTCACGCGGCTCGTGCCCTGGTTCGTCGTCGGCTTCCTCGGGCTCGCCGCGCTGCGCTCCGCGGGGGTGGTCCCGCCCGGGGTCGCGCTGCCGGCGCGCGCCGTCTCGGGCTGGCTCACGGTCGCCGCGATGGCCGCGCTCGGCCTCGGCGTCGACCTCCGGGTGATCGCGCGCGTGGGGCGGCCCGTGATCGCCACCGTCACGGGCTCGCTCCTCGTGCTCATCGTCCTCAGCGTGGCGCTCATCCGCGGGCTCGGCATCCGCTGA